GGGTGCCTATGTCCCCGCCGATTCGGATGAGGACGTGCACGGTTCCCTGGAGCGCGGACTCATTGAGCGCGCCGGTCCTGCGTTGGGCGGCAAGCTCCGCGCCGGCCGGTCCCGCAATGACCAGATCGCCACGCTGGGACGGATGTACCTGCGCGATCATGCCCGGATCATCGCCACCGGTGTCCTGGCAACGGTTGATGCCCTCATGGAACAGGCCGAAAAACACCTTGGGGTGGCCATGCCCGGACGCACCCATCTGCAGCACGCCCAGCCCGTGCTGCTGAGCCACCACCTGCTGGCGCATGCCTGGGCTTTGCTGCGCGATGTGCAGCGTTTGATGGACTGGGATAAGCGGGCTGCGGTGTCGCCCTACGGCTCCGGTGCCCTGGCCGGTTCTTCGCTCGGGCTGGATCCCAATGCAGTGGCTGCCGAGCTGGGCTTTGACTCAGCGGTCTGGAACTCCATTGACGGCACCGCCTCGCGTGACGTCTACGCGGAGTTCTCCTGGGTCGCCGCCATGATCGGCGTGGACCTGTCCCGGATCAGCGAGGAAATCATCATTTGGGCCACCAAGGAGTTCTCCTTCGTGACCTTGGACGATGCGTTCTCCACCGGGTCGTCCATCATGCCGCAGAAGAAGAACCCGGATGTGGCCGAGCTGGCCCGCGGCAAGGCCGGCCGCCTGATCGGTGACCTCACCGGCCTGCTGGCCACGCTGAAGGGACTACCACTGGCTTACAACCGTGATCTGCAGGAAGACAAGGAACCTGTCTTTGACGCTGCCGATACTCTGGAAGTCCTGCTTCCTGCGGTTTCCGGCATGATCGCCACGCTCACGTTCAACACCGAGCGCATGCAGGCGCTGGCACCGCAGGGCTTCGCCCTGGCCACGGACATTGCTGAGTGGCTGGTTCGCCAGGGCGTTCCCTTCCGTGAAGCGCACGAGCTCTCCGGTGCTGCTGTACAGCTGGCCGAAAGCCGCGGCGTCGAACTGTGGGACCTGACCGACGAGGACTATGCCGGCATTTCGGAGCATCTGACCCCTGAAGTGCGGACCGTGCTGAGCACTGAAGGTTCGCTGAACAGCCGCAGCGCCCAGGGCGGCACGGCCCGGTCGGCCGTGGAAGCGCAGCTGACTGCGCTGAAGTCCGAGCTGGAGACAGCTCGCAGCTACGCTGCGTGACCCGGTCCGCTGCCTGAATACACGCACCCCTCGGAAAGGACCCCGGAGAGCTGATGCCTTTCCGGGGTCCTTCTGGCATCTCTTAGGCTCCTTTTCATTTGGCTTCGAGGGCCGTGGGCGTGCCACATATCCAGCGGCTACCCTTAGGCCATGAGCGACTCCTTCCGGCTGATGCTGCGTGCCCTGCCCGATTTTCCGGAGGACCTGCCGGGCTTCGACCGCGCTGGCGCGCCGGCCAATCCGGCTGAGCTGTTCCGCTCCTGGCTGGACGACGCCCTGGCCGCAGGCGTCCGCCAGCCCCATGCCTTTTCGCTGGCCACGGCCGACGCGGGCGGGAACCTGTCCTCACGGATGCTCATCCTGAAAGATCTCGACGACGACGGCTGGCACTTTGCCACATCCCGAACCTCGCGGAAGGGCAGGGAGCTTGAGGCGAATCCCCGTGCGGCCATGAACTTCTACTGGTCCGAGCTGGGACGGCAAATCCGGGTGGCCGGCGCCGTTGTCCAGCTGTCCGATACCGTCTCGGCACGGGACTGGGAGGAACGGCCGGGTGCGGATGGTTCTGAGAACCCGCAGTGGCAGGTGTATGCGCTGCAACCGTCCGAGATCGAATTTTGGCAGGCAGACCCGGGCCGGCACCACATCCGCCACCGCTACCAGCTCTGATTTTGACTTTAGGTTCCACCTGTCCCATCGGCCACCGGCGGCACGCATCCACTGGGCCAGCGCCGCTGCGTGGCGAAATGCTCCGGCTCCCATAAGGTGGGTCAATGACTGGTTTTTCTAATGCTCCGGGTTCGTCTGTTCCCAAGTCCCCGGACCGTCCCGCCTCCTCCCAGCTGCTGTCCAATGTGGGAACTGCTGCAGCGGATTTTCGGAGCCGCGTCGCCTCTCTGACAGACGCCGATGTCCGTGCTCCCTCCCGGCTCCCGGGCTGGTCCCGCGGACATGTTCTGGCGCACGTGGCCGGTGTTGCCGATGCCATGGCACGCCAGCTGGACTATGCGGCCCGGGGCGAAACCATTGAGTTGTACGACGGCGGTTCTGACGGCCGCAACCGTGCCATCGAAGAGGGTTCCGTTCGTTCGGCAGACCGGCTTCGCGCAGAGCTCGACGCAGCATTGGACCGTGCCCTGTCGGCCTTCGGCGACCTCAGTGACGAGGACTGGCACGCACCCATTTCCTACCGTGACGGAGTCGTGCGGGACGGGGGACTGGCCCTGTGGCGGGAACTCGTGATCCATGCAACCGACTTGGGCACCGGCAGCGAAGCCGACAGCTGGTCACCGCAATTCTGCGAGCACCTGTTCGATTTCCTCTCCGCCCGCGTTCCTGCTGGAGTACGCGTGAGGCTGCAGCCCTTCGGCATGGCCCCGCGTGTGCTTACCGGAAATACCGGTACTCAAACCTTCGCCACGACCGGCAGCACCGTGTCAGTAAATGGTATGGCTACAGACATTGCCGCCTGGCTCGCCGGAAGAACCCCCAACCTGGGCAGCCTGCGGGCCGAGGCAGCCGCGGACGGTATCGACCTTCCCAAACTGCTGCCCTGGCCATCAGGCATTCCCGCCAAATAGTCCCGGCCAGCAGCCGGTGACCAACAGCCGGTACAGGCGCGCGAAAGACGGGATCCAGCCTCAGGCATCAGCCGGGTTAGAACGGCGGTGGTGACTCCTCAACTTCTGGTTCGAGGTGCGAGTCAGCTGTCCGAGGCGCGCGAAGGTGTCCAAGCGTGAGTTCCGGCTGAGTCTGGTAACGACGTCCGAGAGGCGAGATCCACTCCAAGACCCCCGGAGAAACCTGCCGGGCCTTCCAATGGCCCAGGGTCTTGAGTCGGTGATGTTTCTTGCAAAGGTTCGCCAAGTTCCAGTGTTCGGTCGGGCCGCCGTGTGCCCACGGTATGGTGTGGTCTATTTCGGTCCGGGCAGCGCCCGTACTGCAGCCCGGGAAGCGGCAGGTTTGGTCCCTCGCCTGCAGCCACCTCCGCAGTCCGGACGGCACCTTTCGACGCCGCCCAACTCCCAGAATCTGGCCCGTCTGGGGATCTTGGGCCAATCCGGTCCACCGGCATGCTGTGCGGGCGAGCCGCCGCGCTTCCTGCGCGCTGATCGATCCGTAGCCGGCAAGTTCGGCAGGGGCGTCGTCGACGCCAAACAGCGTTTCAGCGTTTATCAGGACCATGATCTCCGGGACCGTACCGGAAGGCAGGGGCGGAACATCGAACGGTTTGCCGGCTCCGACGCAGGGGACCTCCGTTGCGCCGGGTTCGTTGCCGAGTTCCCGGGTGTATGCGTTGTCTGGAGCCACAATGTCCAGAGCCTCACTGTCCACAGGTTCATCGTCATCCGGAACGTCACTGTCCGGAGTCTGGGTGCCATGTGGCTTCCCAACCCAAGGTTCGGAAGCGTGCAGGAGCAGGGACGCAAGGATGTCGGTGCGCAGCTGGTCCAGGCACCGCGGATCACCCAGTAACTGTTCGCCGCGTGCCGCTCCGGTCAGCGCGCCAAAGATACTCTGCCCCTTGTCGGCAGGAAGATATGCGGTGAGATGTCCCATGCCATCGGGCTGCGGCTGGAACCAGACCCTCCGCTGCTCGAACGCCGTCTGATGACGGACCGGGATGGTTTCCGGGTAGCTCCTTTCCCGCAGGCGGCGTGCCTTTCGAACCAACTGGGCATTGGTCAGGCCCGGAGCCATCTTCAGAAGTTCCTGTTCCATGGCGTGGGCGGCACCGGCAGGAAAAACCTGTCCGGCGGTGGCACCGGGTGAACGGGAAATTCCGGCCGGCATTTCCTCCGCAATAAGTGAGCGCGTCTGATCCAGGATGGTGCGGGCCTGAGCGGGATTGATCTCCGCCTTTTCCAGCAAGGCCAAAGTCTCCGGGCAGCGTTCGCACAACTCGTCGGACTCATCAACCAGGGCTCTTGCTGTTCCTTCCGGGATCCCGAGCAGGGTGGCGATCTCAGTGGCCGCAAGAGTAAAGGCAAGGGCCGGATCCACCTTTCGCGCAACGGCGGGCCGCCCGCAAGCTGAATCCTCGGCGGCACGCTTCCTGTTGAACTGCTCAAGATCCTCAACCATCAGCTGATGCTGCCGATGTATGAGTCGAGCCCGCGCTGATGCTGTCCAGCCGTCCAAAACCCTCAGCCGTTGCAAGGCGGCGCCCGTCAATTCCTGGTTCAGGGAATCGGCGGAGCCCAGTACCAAGGAACCGGTGAGTCCCTTCGGCGTGCCCCACTCCGGATTCGGCGCGGAAGTACTGGCGCAAGCCTGCCCCGCAGAGAACTGCCCCGCAGAGAACACCGACTCCTCGTCCGCGAACTTCCAAAACTCCAACACCTCCGCGGACCACTCGGCATCCGGAAGCCATAGGGGATCGGGAGGAGGATCTATCCGGGAGCCGCACACCGTCGTCGTCTTCATGGCATAAGCCTGTCAGCCGCCACCGACCTTTTCGCCGGCTGAGGACCGCCGGCAAATCAGGTAAATTCTGCACGAAAGCCAGTACCCGTATCCGGTGGCTGAAGTGCGCGCAGAACCTTACGGATCCGCCCGGCCAAGGGCTACGCTGAACAAAACCCCATTCCGGCCGTACCCGGACAGGAGGACCCTGCCATGCCTGGACAGATCACTTCCGCCCCCGTTCCAGAAGGCCGAATCGAGAGGCTTTCCGACGGATACGCGGTGGCCTTCGACCGTCAGTTCGATTACCCCACGGCCCATATCTGGGACATTCTGACGAATCCGGAGAAGATTTCGCGCTGGCTCGGCCAGTTGAGCCCCGAGTGGCAATTAGGCAAGGAATACACGCTGGAGATGGACGGCGGATCCAGCTTCGGAACCGTGCTCCAGCTGGAACCGCGCTCGAGCCTTCAGATCACATGGGAGGACCAGCTGGGATCGGAGTCCGTGCTGGAATGGCAGGTCCTGGCAAGCAGCGGGGGAGCACTGCTGCTGTTCCGTTCCCGGACCGACACCCCGGATTTCCTCGCCGAGGGCAGTGCCGGGTGGCAAGGTATTTTGGCCGCTTTCGCTTCCGTTGCGGCAGGAGAGGAACCCGCCCGGGACAGCATGGAAACGTGGCTGGCTCTTCGGGATGCGTATGCGGAAGATTTCGACGTCTCGCCCACCATGGGGCTGGTCACCGGCTCGGGATCCGACGCTGAACTGGTCTTTGACCGTTGGTACCGGGCCCCGGCGGAGGATGTGGAGGCCGCAGTTGATGCCGCCGGCCGCAGGCTCAGAGTTGGCGGGGAAGCAGAGCTGGAGATGACCAACGACGGTGAGGAAACCAGGGTCACCGTCCGCCAGCCCGTGACCGGAAGCCAGGACCAGACCGCTGCTTTGCTGGCTGGCTGGCACATGGCTTTAGACTCCGCACGCGACCAGCTCGACGGCGGCATGCCGCATCCGAATTCGCACCGCTTGGCCGCGTTGGAGCGGTTCTACCGGCCCATGGTTTAGTTTCGGAAGCAGCACGATTCCACGGGACGGCTCCGCAATTGTTACGGTCGAAGGATGGAAGACAAAAGCGAGAGGTCACGGCTTGCGGTGCCCGCAACGGAGGCCGCACGCCATCTGCTGGGATCAGTATTGACGCACGACGACGGCGGGGAACCGGTGAGTGTTCGCGTCACCGAAGTAGAGGCCTACATGGGGGACGTTGATCCCGGCTCCCACGCGTTCCGTGGCCGCACCGCCCGGAACAACACCATGTTCGGCCCGGCCGGCCATCTCTACGTCTACTTCACTTATGGAATGCACTACTGCGCCAACGTGGTGTGCGGCGAGGACGGCCATGCCACCGGGCTGCTGCTCCGGGCGGGCGAAATTGTCAGCGGAATTGAAACCGCCAGGATTCGCCGCAACAACCCGCGGACCGATCTGGATCTGGCCCGCGGCCCCGCTAGGCTGGCCCAGGCATTGGGAATCAACCGTGCTCTCGACGGCGCCGATGTCTTTGCCGCCCCGCTGCGTCTGGAACTGCCGGCGGACCCCGTCCCGGCGGAAAAAGTGTCCGCCGGACCTCGGGTAGGTGTCAGCGGACCCGGAGGTACGGACGAGTATCCCTGGCGGTACTGGCTGACCGGGGATCCAACAGTTTCCAAATACCGTCCGGCCCAGGCCAAGCGCCGGCCAGCCGGTGCAACGGCCCGTTAGCCGGAAATACCGGTTAACACACAGGCGGCGTCGGGGATGATCATCCCCGACGCCGCCTGCCGGCAGGACCCTCTATTCGCCGCCAGGCAGCGGCGCCTGTGCGGAGATCAGCTTATTTTCCAGCAGCTCGTCCCAGAAGGCGCCGGGAATCTGTGCCTTCATGGCCGCGATATCCTCAGAGACGCGCTCGGGCCGGCTGGAACCGGGGATGACCGCAGCCACAGCGGGGTGCGCCGTGGAGAATTGCAGGGCAGCTGCCTTCAGGCTCACGTCGTGCCGCTGGGCGATTGCCGTCAGCCGTGCGATCCGCTCCTTGACCGCCGGAGGAATCTCCGCGTAATCGAAGTAGTCCCCGCCCAGCAGGGCACCGGAGTTGAACGGACCGCCGACGACGATTCCCACACCCTTTTCCTGTGCAGCGGGCATCATGCGTTGCAGGGCACGCTCATGCTGCAGAAGGGTGTACTGCGTGGCGGAGAGGCTCATGGTCGGAGCCGCCACATCCATGTCCATGGCCAGCTCGATGGGCTCGGTCGTATTGACCCCGAGGCCCCAGCCCTGGATCACGCCCTCGTCCTGCAGCCGGGCCAGAACGCGGAACGCACCGGTCCGGGCCTCATCGAACTTGGCCACCCATTCGTCGCCCAGGAAGTCCCGGGACGTGTCATGGATGAAGACAAAGTCCAAGCGGTCGGTCTTTAGCCTCGTCAGGCTTTCCTCGATGGACCGCAGCGTGGCATCAGCCGTGTAATCCGTGGCGATTTTGTTGGAGCGCCCGTGTGTGAACAGGCCTGAGCCTTTCTCCTCCTCCTCGTCCAGGATCAGCCGTCCCACCTTGGTGCTGAGCGCATACTCATCACGGTTCTTTCCGGACAGGACATCGCCCAGCCGGGATTCTGCCAGCCCGGCGCCGTAGAACGGAGCGGTGTCGAAGTAACGGATTCCTTCGTTCCAGGCGGCCTCAACGGTGGCCAGTGCCTCGTCCTGGGGAATGTCACGGAACATGTTTCCCAGCGGAGCCGTCCCGAATCCGATCTTGTTCTTCAGCACTTCGTGCAGGTTAACCATGTGTTTCAATCCTTGCTGTTGATTCCGGGTCCTCTCCGAAGGACCCGCTCAAACGTGGCAACTGCCTCCCCGGAGGCTTTATTCCGCCACCCTTCGGCGCCGCGGGCCGTCGAGAGAAGGGCCACAGCTGCCCCCGTCAGCCACGAGGTCCCGCTGTTGAGCGGGTAAGGTGGACGCGTGAAAGAAACGCCCGCGGACGCCGCACAGAACATTGAGCCCATTGCCGAAACCATTGAACGACTGGGCGCAATTGTGCCGGATTACCCCAAGCCGGGAGTCGTCTTCCGCGACCTGACGCCTGTTTTTGCCGACGGTCCCGCGTTCCGCGGCGTTGTTGATGCTCTGCTGGCCGAGTATGAGGGGCGCTTCGACTACGTGGCCGGGGTTGAAGCCCGCGGCTTCCTCCTCGCCGCAGCCGCAGCCTATGCAGCTGACAAGGGCGTCATCACCATACGCAAGCCCGGCAAGCTCCCGCGCCGTGTGTTTTCTGAGAGCTTCTCCATGGAATACAGCGAGAACACGCTGGAAGTTCATCAGGATGACATTCCGGCCGGCTCCCGCGTCCTCATCCTGGACGATGTGCTCGCTACCGGCGGGACCCTCGGTGCAACGGCCCGGCTCATCGAGAAGGCCGGCGCCGTAGTGGCCGGATTCGGCGTCGTCCTGGAACTG
This genomic interval from Arthrobacter sunyaminii contains the following:
- the argH gene encoding argininosuccinate lyase, whose protein sequence is MNHGKPPVEPAGTAAAGSTVQGALWGGRFAGGPADALAALSKSTHFDWRLAGYDIAGSRAHARVLHTAGLLDDEELAGMLAALDALDADVRSGAYVPADSDEDVHGSLERGLIERAGPALGGKLRAGRSRNDQIATLGRMYLRDHARIIATGVLATVDALMEQAEKHLGVAMPGRTHLQHAQPVLLSHHLLAHAWALLRDVQRLMDWDKRAAVSPYGSGALAGSSLGLDPNAVAAELGFDSAVWNSIDGTASRDVYAEFSWVAAMIGVDLSRISEEIIIWATKEFSFVTLDDAFSTGSSIMPQKKNPDVAELARGKAGRLIGDLTGLLATLKGLPLAYNRDLQEDKEPVFDAADTLEVLLPAVSGMIATLTFNTERMQALAPQGFALATDIAEWLVRQGVPFREAHELSGAAVQLAESRGVELWDLTDEDYAGISEHLTPEVRTVLSTEGSLNSRSAQGGTARSAVEAQLTALKSELETARSYAA
- a CDS encoding pyridoxine/pyridoxamine 5'-phosphate oxidase gives rise to the protein MSDSFRLMLRALPDFPEDLPGFDRAGAPANPAELFRSWLDDALAAGVRQPHAFSLATADAGGNLSSRMLILKDLDDDGWHFATSRTSRKGRELEANPRAAMNFYWSELGRQIRVAGAVVQLSDTVSARDWEERPGADGSENPQWQVYALQPSEIEFWQADPGRHHIRHRYQL
- a CDS encoding maleylpyruvate isomerase family mycothiol-dependent enzyme, whose translation is MTGFSNAPGSSVPKSPDRPASSQLLSNVGTAAADFRSRVASLTDADVRAPSRLPGWSRGHVLAHVAGVADAMARQLDYAARGETIELYDGGSDGRNRAIEEGSVRSADRLRAELDAALDRALSAFGDLSDEDWHAPISYRDGVVRDGGLALWRELVIHATDLGTGSEADSWSPQFCEHLFDFLSARVPAGVRVRLQPFGMAPRVLTGNTGTQTFATTGSTVSVNGMATDIAAWLAGRTPNLGSLRAEAAADGIDLPKLLPWPSGIPAK
- a CDS encoding HNH endonuclease signature motif containing protein; amino-acid sequence: MVEDLEQFNRKRAAEDSACGRPAVARKVDPALAFTLAATEIATLLGIPEGTARALVDESDELCERCPETLALLEKAEINPAQARTILDQTRSLIAEEMPAGISRSPGATAGQVFPAGAAHAMEQELLKMAPGLTNAQLVRKARRLRERSYPETIPVRHQTAFEQRRVWFQPQPDGMGHLTAYLPADKGQSIFGALTGAARGEQLLGDPRCLDQLRTDILASLLLHASEPWVGKPHGTQTPDSDVPDDDEPVDSEALDIVAPDNAYTRELGNEPGATEVPCVGAGKPFDVPPLPSGTVPEIMVLINAETLFGVDDAPAELAGYGSISAQEARRLARTACRWTGLAQDPQTGQILGVGRRRKVPSGLRRWLQARDQTCRFPGCSTGAARTEIDHTIPWAHGGPTEHWNLANLCKKHHRLKTLGHWKARQVSPGVLEWISPLGRRYQTQPELTLGHLRAPRTADSHLEPEVEESPPPF
- a CDS encoding SRPBCC domain-containing protein: MPGQITSAPVPEGRIERLSDGYAVAFDRQFDYPTAHIWDILTNPEKISRWLGQLSPEWQLGKEYTLEMDGGSSFGTVLQLEPRSSLQITWEDQLGSESVLEWQVLASSGGALLLFRSRTDTPDFLAEGSAGWQGILAAFASVAAGEEPARDSMETWLALRDAYAEDFDVSPTMGLVTGSGSDAELVFDRWYRAPAEDVEAAVDAAGRRLRVGGEAELEMTNDGEETRVTVRQPVTGSQDQTAALLAGWHMALDSARDQLDGGMPHPNSHRLAALERFYRPMV
- a CDS encoding DNA-3-methyladenine glycosylase, producing MEDKSERSRLAVPATEAARHLLGSVLTHDDGGEPVSVRVTEVEAYMGDVDPGSHAFRGRTARNNTMFGPAGHLYVYFTYGMHYCANVVCGEDGHATGLLLRAGEIVSGIETARIRRNNPRTDLDLARGPARLAQALGINRALDGADVFAAPLRLELPADPVPAEKVSAGPRVGVSGPGGTDEYPWRYWLTGDPTVSKYRPAQAKRRPAGATAR
- a CDS encoding aldo/keto reductase; amino-acid sequence: MVNLHEVLKNKIGFGTAPLGNMFRDIPQDEALATVEAAWNEGIRYFDTAPFYGAGLAESRLGDVLSGKNRDEYALSTKVGRLILDEEEEKGSGLFTHGRSNKIATDYTADATLRSIEESLTRLKTDRLDFVFIHDTSRDFLGDEWVAKFDEARTGAFRVLARLQDEGVIQGWGLGVNTTEPIELAMDMDVAAPTMSLSATQYTLLQHERALQRMMPAAQEKGVGIVVGGPFNSGALLGGDYFDYAEIPPAVKERIARLTAIAQRHDVSLKAAALQFSTAHPAVAAVIPGSSRPERVSEDIAAMKAQIPGAFWDELLENKLISAQAPLPGGE
- a CDS encoding adenine phosphoribosyltransferase, producing the protein MKETPADAAQNIEPIAETIERLGAIVPDYPKPGVVFRDLTPVFADGPAFRGVVDALLAEYEGRFDYVAGVEARGFLLAAAAAYAADKGVITIRKPGKLPRRVFSESFSMEYSENTLEVHQDDIPAGSRVLILDDVLATGGTLGATARLIEKAGAVVAGFGVVLELKDLGGRAALAGYPVHALVAY